The following are encoded together in the Geobacter sulfurreducens PCA genome:
- a CDS encoding DUF503 domain-containing protein produces the protein MFVHSLCLHLHLPSHSLKGKRGIVKSILARARQDFNVSAAEVDLQDVPDEAVLAFATVTGDRSPGRHLLERLEDRIAEERPDVTIVAAEFEER, from the coding sequence ATGTTCGTTCACTCGCTCTGTCTTCACCTTCACCTGCCGAGCCATTCCCTCAAGGGGAAGCGGGGGATCGTCAAGAGCATCCTGGCCCGGGCGAGGCAGGACTTCAACGTGTCCGCCGCCGAGGTGGACCTCCAGGATGTCCCGGACGAGGCGGTGCTCGCCTTCGCAACGGTCACGGGTGACCGGTCTCCCGGCCGGCATCTCCTTGAACGCCTGGAGGACCGGATCGCCGAGGAGCGCCCCGACGTTACTATTGTTGCGGCCGAGTTCGAGGAGCGCTGA
- a CDS encoding superoxide dismutase: MAYEAKDYSKLIGMAGFSEALLKNHFTLYQGYVTNTNKVLDILAKMLADGATATPEYAELKRRLGWEFNGMRLHEFYFENLGGNGAIDQAGKLAAKIVADFGSYEAWEKDFRATGAMRGIGWAVLYQDSATGKLINFWVNEHDVAHPAGCTPILIMDVFEHAFMLDYGLKRPDYIEAFFKNIDWKAAEARLK, from the coding sequence ATGGCCTATGAAGCAAAAGACTATTCGAAACTGATCGGGATGGCGGGATTCAGCGAGGCTCTCCTGAAGAACCATTTCACCCTTTATCAGGGTTATGTGACCAATACGAACAAGGTGCTCGACATCCTCGCCAAAATGCTCGCCGACGGTGCCACTGCCACTCCCGAGTATGCGGAGCTGAAGCGGCGCCTGGGATGGGAGTTCAACGGCATGCGGCTCCACGAGTTCTATTTCGAGAATCTCGGCGGCAACGGTGCCATCGACCAGGCCGGCAAGCTGGCCGCGAAAATTGTTGCCGACTTCGGCAGCTATGAGGCGTGGGAGAAGGATTTCCGGGCCACCGGCGCCATGCGGGGTATCGGCTGGGCAGTGCTCTACCAGGATTCGGCCACCGGCAAGCTCATTAACTTCTGGGTCAACGAGCACGACGTTGCTCATCCGGCCGGCTGCACTCCCATCCTGATCATGGATGTCTTCGAGCATGCCTTTATGCTCGATTACGGTCTCAAGCGTCCCGACTACATCGAGGCCTTCTTCAAGAATATCGACTGGAAGGCCGCCGAGGCACGGTTGAAATAA
- a CDS encoding type 1 glutamine amidotransferase domain-containing protein, with the protein MKGLIISADQFEDSELLIPYYRLLEEGIPVRIAAPARGTITGKHGYAVTADLALAEVAADDYTILILPGGKAPAAVRREPAALEICRSFFAHVRPVAAICHGPQTLVSAGLLSGRRATCYRSVADELRGAGALYEDSEVVVDGNLITSREPADLPAFMREIMKKLKG; encoded by the coding sequence ATGAAAGGACTCATCATCAGTGCCGACCAGTTCGAGGATTCTGAACTTCTCATCCCCTACTACCGCCTGCTGGAAGAGGGGATTCCGGTCCGGATCGCGGCCCCGGCCCGCGGCACCATCACGGGCAAGCACGGCTATGCGGTGACAGCTGACCTGGCGCTTGCCGAGGTCGCTGCCGACGACTACACCATCCTCATTCTGCCGGGGGGAAAAGCACCTGCTGCCGTGAGGCGGGAGCCGGCGGCCCTGGAGATATGCCGGAGTTTCTTTGCCCATGTCAGGCCGGTAGCCGCCATCTGTCACGGTCCCCAGACGCTGGTCAGCGCCGGACTCCTGTCGGGCAGGCGCGCCACCTGCTACCGCTCGGTGGCCGATGAGCTGCGCGGCGCGGGCGCCCTCTACGAGGATAGTGAAGTGGTGGTGGACGGCAACCTGATCACCTCCCGCGAGCCGGCGGATCTTCCGGCCTTCATGCGGGAGATAATGAAAAAGCTGAAGGGATAG
- a CDS encoding efflux RND transporter periplasmic adaptor subunit — protein sequence MGHEDLQKLKIDKAAALRPAARRRPLYWIGAAVALALLLVLFATGVLTPAVTVETGTVTQVYPSQTFTLLNASGYVVAQRKAAVAAKLTGRLVWLGVEEGSRVRKGDVLARLESDDAAAGRDQAAANLGTARASLDQARAELTDASQAYERQKQLVREGIVAKADFDAAEARFLRARAAVTAAESSIRAASAALRGAEVNLEYSLIRAPFDAVVLTKNADVGDIVTPIGAAADAKAAVVSIADLASLQVEADVSESNLAKVKEGQPCEIQLDSLPDERFRGFVHMIVPTADRSKATVLVKVRFEKLDPRILPEMSAKVAFLERPVAAGEEKPKTAVNPAAVADRDGRKVLFVLKGDRVAAVPVTLGARQGDMVEVVSGAKAGDRIVVKPLDKLKDGTRVKTAEK from the coding sequence ATGGGTCATGAGGATCTGCAGAAACTGAAAATCGACAAAGCGGCGGCACTCCGCCCCGCTGCCCGGCGCAGGCCCCTCTACTGGATCGGGGCGGCCGTTGCCCTTGCGCTGCTGCTGGTCCTGTTCGCAACCGGCGTTCTCACTCCGGCCGTGACCGTTGAAACCGGCACGGTGACCCAGGTGTACCCGTCCCAGACCTTTACCCTGCTCAACGCCAGCGGATACGTGGTGGCCCAGCGTAAGGCGGCCGTTGCTGCGAAGCTCACTGGCCGGCTGGTCTGGCTCGGCGTAGAGGAGGGGAGCAGGGTCCGCAAAGGAGATGTGCTGGCCCGGCTGGAGAGCGACGATGCCGCTGCCGGCCGGGATCAGGCGGCCGCCAACCTGGGCACGGCCCGGGCGAGCCTGGACCAGGCCCGGGCCGAGCTGACCGATGCCAGCCAGGCCTATGAGCGGCAGAAGCAGCTCGTGCGCGAGGGGATCGTGGCAAAGGCCGATTTTGACGCGGCAGAGGCCCGCTTCCTCCGGGCCCGGGCCGCAGTGACCGCCGCCGAGTCATCAATCCGCGCCGCCTCGGCCGCCCTGCGAGGGGCGGAGGTGAACCTGGAGTATTCCCTCATCCGCGCCCCCTTCGATGCCGTGGTCCTGACCAAGAATGCGGACGTGGGCGACATCGTCACCCCCATCGGCGCCGCTGCCGACGCCAAGGCCGCCGTGGTCAGCATCGCAGACTTGGCATCGCTCCAGGTAGAAGCGGATGTTTCTGAATCCAACTTGGCCAAGGTCAAGGAGGGACAGCCGTGCGAGATCCAGCTCGACTCTTTGCCGGATGAGCGCTTCCGGGGCTTCGTCCACATGATCGTCCCCACGGCTGATCGCTCCAAGGCGACAGTTCTGGTGAAGGTCCGCTTTGAGAAACTTGACCCTCGTATCCTCCCCGAGATGAGCGCCAAGGTGGCATTTTTGGAGCGGCCGGTGGCCGCGGGGGAAGAGAAGCCGAAGACCGCCGTGAATCCTGCCGCCGTGGCCGATCGGGACGGCCGCAAGGTCCTTTTCGTTCTGAAGGGAGACCGGGTGGCCGCCGTGCCCGTGACCCTCGGCGCCCGCCAGGGAGACATGGTGGAGGTTGTCTCCGGCGCCAAGGCCGGGGACAGGATCGTCGTCAAGCCCCTGGACAAGCTCAAGGACGGCACCCGCGTCAAAACGGCGGAGAAGTAG